From the Hordeum vulgare subsp. vulgare chromosome 1H, MorexV3_pseudomolecules_assembly, whole genome shotgun sequence genome, the window ATCTGCCACGACCATGAAGTGAAATGAAAGAGGGGGTTTCATGTGAGTCCTAACTGTCGGACGCCTACGTGGCGAAGGTCTAGATGCCTGAAAATCTCCCCCATCTTTGCTTTTGTTTTGTTGGATTTTGGATGTCTTGACCATGCCTTAGACCGGTGCCAGGGACGAAGCTAGGATAAAAATTTAATGGGGTCATGTACATGGCACTGGGGTCATCCTTTTATAAATGTTAATGATTAGTACTAAATTAGTGAATGATTTTCAGATTTCGTTGGGGTCAATTGACCCCAGTGCCTATAAGGCAGCTCCGTCCCTGACtggtgcacgttgttggagggtgAAATTTGTACGGACTACACAGTCCAGACATTTGCCGGCATTTTGGTGCACATCACTGGAGTTGCTCCAACGTGTGGGTGTGGTTTCACTATGGGTTGTTGCACTAATGTAGTCTGTGTGAAAGCCGACAAATATAGCATGTTTTAAGCACGTTTGCCCGTGTGCTCATAACATATAAATGTTCCACGGTGAACTGATAACTAGaatatggatgtatctagaactaaaatacgtttagatacatccatttcttcgATAAATATTTTTGGATGAACGAAATATGTTCGAATGCAGAAAGTAAACACACGGCATCTTCCGCGCTTGCACCGGCACgacgtagttgctactagttgcaTTGCTTGTTTTTCTTTAGAGTTTTCAAAGTTTGGTGACCCTGTTCCCCCGTGATCCAAAATATTTTCATAGGGAAGAAATTTCTATGGATCAAGATCCTCAAAATTCCCATGAGATCCCTTCAAACCAAATTCATAGTATGAAAATCCCTTCAACCCAAAAAGTGGTGTgcgtgcctctctctctctctctaaaaaaaaaaaaagtcGTGTGCGTGTTTGCTCTGCTAAGCTATAATCAGGCTGTAGGGTAGATGCTCATTTGTCCAGTAGGCAGGGCACATGAGAATGCTGGACTGTGAACATGGAACAGAGGATAATTGGACATGCAACCTCGATTGTTGGACTGAACGCATACAGTGATGATATTCACAAGAAGGAAATTAAGAAAAGCAAGTACTTGCAATAGCAAACATAATCAATGTGACAGTTACAACTGGTACTGCATTCTCGATCAGCAGAGTTCAATGATAGGACTTGAAAAATTAAACAGTACAGTAGAGCAAACTAGACGCTTCTAAATTACTGGGATACATGTTGATCTTCCTCCCTCGCAGAAAGCATCAACCTTGGGAGACACCAGGTAGAACCTCCAACTTAACCCACCATCGACCAGTCCATAGAATTCCCTAGACGTACAGAACCACATGCTTACACAAGAAAAGACTGGATGGATCACACACACTGCAATGCAATGCATGCATCATCATCCTGCTAGACCCGCTAGCTCTGGCCAGTCAGTTAGTGCAGAGAGCCCCCAACGCAAACATGAGATGAAGGAGGCTGAATGCGAGATACAGCAAGCCCCTGAAGATGGACAAGGCGATACGGGCCACATGACGACTCTCTGAATCACCCTCGAAGCGAACACACCCAGTCTTGTACTCGAGCAGCTCCACGAAGGAATGGGTCGCGACTATGCACGAGTAAATGGACACCACGGTGGCAAACAGAACCAACGCACGCAGAATCCACCTTATCGAACAAGGGAAACGGGCCATACCAGTCTTGGGTTTGAAGGCGTCGGCAGCCTTCTTTGCATCCTCCTTGGATTTCTTGGCCTCGCAAGTCGCAGTTTCCTTCCGGGTGACATCGGCTTCTGCTTCCTTGAGTTGCTTGGTGATGACTTCGAGATTCTCCTCCGCCTTCGCAACTTCGTTCTGCGCGGCAACCACGTCGTCGGCTGGGTTGGTCTTGGCTTCGTCCAAGTCCGCATTGGCAGCTTGGACAGCTCGATTGGCTTTGGATCTGGCGTCGTTGGCGACCTTGCCGGCGTGGTAGAAGGCGGCCTGCATCTCCATGAAGGCGCGCCTGGCGTCGTCTTCGGTATTCCAGGCGGCCCCATAAGCCTGACACGCGCTCTCGTGCTCAAGGTTAGCCCGCCGGGCAGGAATGGGGTcggcctcctcttcctcttcctcccggGCACCGGCGTCCACGATAATCTTGACACAGCACACGACACAGGCTGCGAGTGCCATGGCAATGGAAAGAAAAGTAATATCGAAAGCCAAATTTTTGTAATGATGGGCCACTTGCTTGCCGTCGCAGGTAGGAGATGTGGATGTGGTGTTGAAGTTTTTGAGTCCGTTGATGACAGATGATGGATCAGAGACGGTGTTGCCCATAAAAAACATGCCTGTCACAACGCCGATGAATGTCAACATCTTGACCAGTAGATCCGGGAAAGATCCCAACGTCTTGGACACGAACTTGAACACGCAGGTCATGGAGACGCACATCTTGGCTAAGTGTTCCTGGAGAGGAAGATCATTAAGAGGAAAACAAATGGCAAGTTAGTTGATCAAAACCATACAAAGGCCAGCGGAAACAAAGCAGGCATCGGAAAGAGAGCAGATCAGACCTGTGCTCGCTCACCTCCCCTGTGCTCGTCccttcccctctctctcttttctctctcaagGCTTGGGTTCTCAGTTCTCTCACGCGGCCCGGCCGGGgtactaaaagagagagagagactttgGGCGCGATAACAGGCCCGAAATTTGGGGTTGCGCGCCAACGTCCAAAGCAAACCCAGGCTGAGGCTAATCTGCGTGTACGTATGCATCGGTCGTGGATACAACGTATACCTACTTTACTTTTTCGACAAAGACTAGCTACTTTACCACTGGAGACTGGTTACCCAGTCTGCATGGTACGTATACCTACTTTATCTTTTCGACAAAGACTAGCTACTTTACCACTGTAGACTGGTTACAGTCTGCATGGTGGTTCACGCGACGCGACCAGAGGCGagcatggagagagagagagcggactaATTCAAAACTTTGAGCAACGATTCGCTGCATGCACTCTCCAGTCTTGCAGTCTGCACCTCTGCTGCACTTTTATCTTTTCCCCGATGTGGATAAAAACAAGACATCTACACTAGTGAAAGACCTAAAAGCGTGTCCAACTAATGCTTGAGAAAATCTCTTGTCAGACGACCTTGCTACGAATGCCCGATCCGATGGTGCTACAACTGCCACTACCATACAAGGGGAGGGGAGGGTTACCACTACTTTCCTTTGCTTTTTTATCTACCTTTTTACTAGCTAGCTACcttatccgttcctaaatataaatctttttaaaaatttcactaCATACTACATATGAATGTTTATAAACATACTTTAAAATGTAAACTCATTTATGGATcgttcattcattttgttccgtatgtatttCATAGTAAAATatctaagagcatcttcaacaggcgTCTAAAAAGTGCTCCGGGCGCTAAAACATTTGTTTTTAGGCGCCAGACAGCTTCAATAGACGCGCACGCTAAAAACTTTTGGACGCGAGCTAAAAACTTTTGGGTGCGCGCTGGAAAACGCTATCGCGCGCGGTATATTTGGTGCGCCTGCTTGCACGCGCAGCAAACTCTGTGCTGCTGCACGTGGGGTCGCTGGACTGGGCTGAATTGGGCACCCCACTAGCACGCGTCTGTTGGAGATACTCCG encodes:
- the LOC123411680 gene encoding uncharacterized protein LOC123411680; protein product: MCVSMTCVFKFVSKTLGSFPDLLVKMLTFIGVVTGMFFMGNTVSDPSSVINGLKNFNTTSTSPTCDGKQVAHHYKNLAFDITFLSIAMALAACVVCCVKIIVDAGAREEEEEEADPIPARRANLEHESACQAYGAAWNTEDDARRAFMEMQAAFYHAGKVANDARSKANRAVQAANADLDEAKTNPADDVVAAQNEVAKAEENLEVITKQLKEAEADVTRKETATCEAKKSKEDAKKAADAFKPKTGMARFPCSIRWILRALVLFATVVSIYSCIVATHSFVELLEYKTGCVRFEGDSESRHVARIALSIFRGLLYLAFSLLHLMFALGALCTN